In Halodesulfovibrio marinisediminis DSM 17456, the sequence GGAAAAATTAAGCGTACTTAGTAACCAGACTGCATCTCTTGGTTTGGATTCGCTGGATCAAAGAATCATCAAATTTATTCTTCTGCGCTACAATTCTACGCCATTACATGCTAATGAAGTAATTTCACTGGGCTCGTTACGCATGAAGGATATTGCCAGCATACTTGGTGCGCATAGAGCAACGCTATACAAGTCACTCAAGGAACTTGAAAAGGCAAAGCTCATTAAAGTGCTACCTAAAAACAAGGTGCAAATTCTCGACATAGAAGGACTTGCTGCCCTTGTTTATGAATAATCTTTGGAGACATTACTATGAGTGCTATTACCCCAATTCCTAATGAGCATATTGAAAACTTTTTCGCATCTCTTACCGATGCAATTCTGTTCTTTCATAAGGAACAATGCCCACACTGCAAAAATATGGAAAAAGTTTTGGAAAAGTTTTCAACCAAAACACCTTCTGTAGAATTTTTCAGCATTGATTGTGAAAAACACCCTGAATTACAGGAAAAGCTCTCATTCTACCGTGTTCCAACAATAGCTTTTGTCCGCAACGGTGAAGTCATAAAAGTTCATACCGGTCTCATGAACCCGCGTGAACTCAAAACTCTTTACACTTCCCTGTAAATTCTGCTGGTTGAGAAGTTATGAATACAACATATGATTTAATTATCCTTGGTGGAGGGGTCGCAGGCATGACCTCTGCCATTTACGCTGCCCGCGCCAACCTGCGTGTTCTCATTCTTGACGAAAATGCATGCGGCGGTCTTGTAAACTGGACAAAAGTTATCGAAAATATGCCATCCTACACCAGTATTGGTGGAATGGAATTAGTCGAACGAATTCAGGAGCAAGTAGAAGCTCTCGGTGTCGACATAGAAGAAGCAGCCTGCATTGATTCTATAGACCTTACTGGTGAAGAAAAAGTCATAGAAGCAGATGACATTGTCTACAAAGCTAAAGCTGTAATAGTTGCAACAGGCCGTAAGCCAATCCCTCTGGAAGTGGCTGGTGAGTGCGAGAATGTCCATTTCTGCGCTATCTGTGACGGTGCCGCTTACAAAGACAAAAAAGTACTTGTTGTAGGTGGCGGAAACAGTGGATTTGATGAAGGCATTGCTCTGCTGGATCAAGGAATCAAAGAGTTATTACTTATTGAACAAA encodes:
- a CDS encoding thioredoxin family protein, yielding MSAITPIPNEHIENFFASLTDAILFFHKEQCPHCKNMEKVLEKFSTKTPSVEFFSIDCEKHPELQEKLSFYRVPTIAFVRNGEVIKVHTGLMNPRELKTLYTSL
- a CDS encoding NAD(P)/FAD-dependent oxidoreductase, with translation MNTTYDLIILGGGVAGMTSAIYAARANLRVLILDENACGGLVNWTKVIENMPSYTSIGGMELVERIQEQVEALGVDIEEAACIDSIDLTGEEKVIEADDIVYKAKAVIVATGRKPIPLEVAGECENVHFCAICDGAAYKDKKVLVVGGGNSGFDEGIALLDQGIKELLLIEQMDKFFAAQHTQDELTSRDNARAILSTEVTAVNCEEALQSVTLRNVATGESTEYKCDGIFVFMGQKPGTEIFEGQLKMDKDGYIETDELMATSLTGVFAAGDVRPKKYRQITTAMGDGTIAALEAERYIRSLVE